A window of the Mus pahari chromosome 1, PAHARI_EIJ_v1.1, whole genome shotgun sequence genome harbors these coding sequences:
- the LOC110318340 gene encoding kallikrein-1-like, with translation MMDHIPQPEDDYSNDLMLLRLSKPADITDVVKPIDLPTEEPKLGSTCLASGWGSTTPFKFQYPDDLQCVNLKLLSNEDCAKTHTEKVTDTMLCAGDMDGGKETCAHVSGGPLICDGVLQGITSWGPVPCGEPNVPGIYTKLIKFTSWIRDTMAKNP, from the exons ATGATGGACCACATCCCACAACCTGAGGATGACTACAGCAATGACCTGATGCTGCTCCGCCTCAGCAAGCCTGCTGACATCACAGATGTTGTGAAGCCCATCGACCTGCCCACTGAGGAGCCCAAGCTGGGGAGCACATGCCTTGCCTCAGGCTGGGGCAGCACTACTCCCTTCAAGT TTCAATACCCAGATGATCTCCAATGTGTGAACCTCAAGCTCCTGTCCAACGAGGACTGTGCCAAAACCCACACAGAGAAGGTGACAGATACCATGCTGTGTGCAGGAGACATGGATGGAGGCAAAGAAACTTGTGCA CATGTATCTGGAGGCCCACTGATCTGTGATGGTGTTCTTCAAGGTATCACGTCATGGGGCCCTGTCCCATGCGGTGAACCTAATGTGCCAGGGATCTACACCAAACTTATTAAGTTCACCTCCTGGATAAGAGACACTATGGCGAAAAACCCCTGA
- the LOC110318333 gene encoding kallikrein 1-related peptidase b5-like, which produces MWFLILLLALSLGGIEAAPPVQSRIVGGYNCEKNSQPWHVAIYRFTKYQCGGVLLDRNWVLTAAHCYXDLMMDHIPQPEDDYSNDLMLLRLSKPADITDVVKPIDLPTEEPKLGSTCLASGWGSTTPTKFQYADELQCVSIKLLPNEDCAKAHTEKVTDTMLCAGDMDGGKDTCAGDSGGPLICDGVLQGITSWGGAPCSKANVPGIYTKIIKFNSWIKDTIAKNA; this is translated from the exons ATGTGGTTCCTGATCCTGTTACTAGCCCTGTCCCTAGGAGGGATTG AAGCTGCACCTCCTGTCCAGTCTCGAATTGTTGGAGGATATAACTGTGAGAAGAATTCCCAACCCTGGCATGTGGCTATTTACCGCTTCACCAAATATCAATGTGGGGGAGTCCTGTTGGACCGCAACTGGGTTCTCACGGCTGCCCACTGCTATAANGA CCTGATGATGGACCACATCCCACAACCTGAGGATGACTACAGCAATGACCTGATGCTGCTCCGCCTCAGCAAGCCTGCTGACATCACAGATGTTGTGAAGCCCATCGACCTGCCCACTGAGGAGCCCAAGCTGGGGAGCACATGCCTTGCCTCAGGCTGGGGCAGCACTACACCCACCAAAT TCCAATACGCAGATGAACTCCAGTGTGTGTCCATCAAGCTCCTGCCTAATGAGGACTGTGCCAAAGCCCACACAGAGAAGGTGACAGATACCATGCTGTGTGCAGGGGACATGGATGGAGGCAAAGACACTTGTGCG GGAGACTCTGGAGGCCCACTGATCTGTGATGGTGTTCTCCAAGGTATCACATCGTGGGGTGGTGCCCCATGCAGTAAAGCCAATGTGCCGGGTATTTACACCAAAATTATTAAGTTTAactcctggataaaagacactaTAGCTAAAAATGCCTGA